A genomic region of Stenotrophomonas sp. NA06056 contains the following coding sequences:
- the aroE gene encoding shikimate dehydrogenase: MTDRYAVFGHPVAHSKSPQIHAAFGRQEGISLDYRSIDLAPDAFLAGLEAFASEGGVGANVTSPHKEAAFSVCTTLTARARRAGSVNTLLRKGDRWHGDTTDGIGLVRDLTDRHGLDLRGRRVLLLGAGGSARSVAPALLDAGITELVVVNRTPERADELIDAMGEPGRALSRYWDDLRDLGDFELILNATSAGRDRDAEFKLPLSLVNSMTTAVDLNYGEAAIAFLAWARAAQCRNTVDGLGMLVEQAAESFLQWHAVRPQTDEVYQQLRAGADAFAGQD; this comes from the coding sequence ATGACCGATCGTTACGCCGTCTTCGGACACCCCGTCGCCCACTCGAAGTCGCCGCAGATCCATGCCGCGTTCGGTCGCCAGGAAGGCATCTCCCTCGACTACCGCAGCATCGATCTTGCCCCGGACGCATTCCTGGCCGGGCTGGAGGCGTTCGCCTCCGAGGGCGGTGTCGGTGCCAACGTCACCTCACCGCACAAGGAAGCGGCATTCTCCGTGTGCACCACGCTGACGGCGCGCGCGCGCCGCGCCGGCTCGGTCAACACCCTGCTGCGCAAGGGCGACCGCTGGCACGGCGACACCACCGATGGCATTGGCCTGGTGCGCGACCTTACCGACCGCCATGGCCTGGACCTGCGCGGCCGCCGCGTGCTGCTGCTGGGTGCCGGTGGTTCGGCACGCAGCGTCGCTCCGGCGCTGCTGGATGCCGGCATCACCGAGCTGGTGGTGGTCAACCGCACGCCGGAACGCGCCGACGAACTGATCGATGCCATGGGCGAGCCGGGCCGCGCGCTCAGCCGTTACTGGGACGATCTGCGCGACCTCGGTGATTTCGAGTTGATCCTCAACGCGACCTCGGCCGGCCGCGATCGCGACGCCGAGTTCAAGCTGCCGCTGTCGCTGGTCAATTCGATGACCACGGCGGTTGACCTGAACTACGGCGAGGCCGCCATCGCCTTCCTGGCCTGGGCGCGCGCCGCGCAGTGCCGCAACACGGTCGATGGCCTGGGCATGCTGGTCGAACAGGCGGCCGAGAGCTTCCTGCAGTGGCACGCCGTACGCCCGCAGACCGACGAGGTCTACCAGCAGCTGCGCGCCGGTGCCGATGCCTTCGCCGGGCAGGACTGA
- a CDS encoding PD40 domain-containing protein: protein MMRITPTLLVLAASLLSAPVAMALNEYGIEGMGVISTRADEGRATISADGQRIVFARRGEAGWGLWQARVVDGRWQQAQALPLAVTGEVRDPYFSRDGHWLLFAAGREGQLALYRAAIAADGGVGAPQPLAGDGGRHEERGPALSADGRRLLFARQQGRGAGWDLFVATLDAQGARGPATALQALNSAADETDGDWLGSAGAIAFSRGSADTAQVWTSGCAWTGSALQPLGLSFNQASGWTGAPVVDNAKPGEMMVASSAAKSPRAGGVDVYRLAVPKVVAVPGCGG, encoded by the coding sequence ATGATGCGTATCACCCCGACCCTGCTGGTGCTCGCCGCCAGTCTACTCTCTGCCCCGGTGGCGATGGCGTTGAACGAGTACGGCATCGAAGGCATGGGCGTGATCTCGACCCGTGCCGACGAGGGCCGCGCCACGATCAGCGCCGATGGCCAGCGCATCGTCTTCGCCCGCCGTGGCGAGGCCGGCTGGGGGCTGTGGCAGGCGCGCGTGGTCGACGGCCGCTGGCAGCAGGCGCAGGCCTTGCCGCTGGCAGTGACCGGCGAGGTGCGCGATCCGTATTTCAGCCGCGACGGCCATTGGCTGCTGTTCGCCGCAGGCCGCGAGGGCCAGCTGGCGCTGTACCGGGCAGCGATTGCCGCCGATGGCGGTGTGGGCGCCCCGCAACCGTTGGCGGGCGATGGCGGACGGCATGAAGAGCGCGGCCCGGCGTTGAGCGCGGATGGGCGGCGGCTGCTGTTTGCGCGCCAGCAGGGCCGTGGTGCCGGCTGGGACCTGTTCGTGGCCACGCTGGATGCGCAGGGCGCGCGTGGGCCGGCGACGGCGTTGCAGGCGCTCAACAGCGCTGCCGATGAAACCGACGGCGACTGGCTGGGCAGCGCTGGCGCGATCGCCTTCAGCCGTGGCAGCGCTGATACCGCGCAGGTCTGGACCAGTGGCTGCGCGTGGACGGGCAGTGCTCTGCAGCCGTTGGGGCTGTCCTTCAACCAGGCCAGCGGCTGGACCGGCGCGCCGGTGGTCGACAACGCCAAGCCGGGCGAAATGATGGTGGCCAGCAGTGCGGCGAAGTCGCCACGCGCCGGTGGCGTGGATGTGTACCGGCTGGCGGTGCCGAAGGTGGTGGCAGTGCCGGGCTGCGGCGGGTAA
- the dinG gene encoding ATP-dependent DNA helicase DinG, which translates to MTETVAAPRKLDDTLKDAIRKAYTTLQANTPGFSTRRSQSQMIGVVSRALSTSGGVGVVEAPTGVGKSLGYLTAGVPIALASKKKLVISTGTVALQSQLVERDIPNFLKATGLEATIALAKGRTRYLCTRNAAEAHGEGAQNGMFEDEQPLFDRPLAPIEMDIAKRLTVAFSNGSWDGDIDNAPETISPGLRGRITTPASGCAGRRCAYSAQCAVLRSRNTVRDAQIVVTNHALLLSALSIGDSDNGQPMIAAPSDMLLVLDEGHHVGNVAIDQGAASLALDEMAKRTGRLQILIAGAYRAVDKDRLGNLLPNEAIDAASNVAKGLRMFRDHVEAVWMPAPADEEPMWRAANGRLPEAWREPIEAVADDTRSLYNWAHAATAQVAKGKPDDPARERLQRNLGMALEMIEQQYNLWQVWRREDKEGAPPMARWVTATRDGDLVLHGSPVSAAHVLRKLLWDEVDSVVLTSATLTGGGDFQSLAIDNGIPETAEMVSLSSPFDLPNQAELIVPPFPVTPDDREGHPREVARYIGKELDWTKGSMVLFTSRWKMEKVAGLMPAAKRKQVLVQGEMSKTRMIDEHLRRVAAGEGSVLFGLNSFGEGLDLPGEACTTVVITQVPFAVPTDPQTATLSEWVEARGLNAFNLIAIPHALRTLTQFAGRLIRTSTDTGRVIILDSRLLTRRYGKRIIDALPPFKRTIG; encoded by the coding sequence GTGACCGAAACCGTCGCCGCCCCACGCAAGCTCGATGACACCTTGAAGGACGCGATCCGCAAGGCATACACGACGCTGCAGGCCAATACCCCCGGCTTCTCCACCCGCCGCTCGCAGAGCCAGATGATCGGTGTGGTGTCGCGTGCGCTGTCCACCAGCGGTGGCGTGGGCGTGGTCGAGGCGCCGACCGGCGTCGGCAAGAGCCTGGGCTACCTGACCGCCGGCGTGCCGATTGCCCTGGCCAGCAAGAAGAAGCTGGTGATCAGCACAGGTACCGTGGCGCTGCAGTCGCAGCTGGTCGAGCGCGATATTCCGAACTTCCTCAAGGCCACCGGCCTGGAGGCGACCATCGCACTGGCCAAGGGCCGCACCCGCTACCTGTGCACGCGCAACGCCGCCGAAGCACATGGCGAGGGTGCGCAGAACGGCATGTTCGAGGACGAGCAGCCGCTGTTCGACCGCCCGCTGGCGCCGATCGAGATGGACATCGCCAAGCGCCTCACCGTGGCCTTCAGCAATGGCAGCTGGGACGGCGACATCGACAACGCGCCGGAAACCATCAGCCCCGGCCTGCGCGGGCGCATCACCACGCCGGCCTCGGGCTGTGCGGGGCGACGCTGCGCATACTCGGCGCAGTGCGCGGTGCTGCGTTCGCGCAATACCGTGCGTGACGCGCAGATCGTGGTCACCAACCACGCCCTGCTGCTGTCGGCGCTGTCCATTGGCGACAGCGACAACGGCCAGCCGATGATCGCCGCGCCGTCGGACATGCTGCTGGTACTCGACGAAGGCCACCACGTTGGCAATGTGGCCATCGATCAGGGCGCGGCCAGCCTGGCACTGGATGAAATGGCCAAGCGCACTGGCCGCCTGCAGATCCTGATTGCCGGTGCCTACCGTGCGGTCGACAAGGATCGCCTCGGCAACCTGTTGCCGAACGAAGCCATCGACGCGGCCAGCAACGTGGCCAAGGGCCTGCGCATGTTCCGCGACCACGTGGAAGCGGTGTGGATGCCGGCGCCGGCCGATGAGGAACCGATGTGGCGCGCCGCCAACGGGCGCCTGCCCGAGGCCTGGCGCGAGCCGATCGAGGCAGTGGCCGACGATACCCGCAGCCTCTACAACTGGGCGCACGCGGCCACCGCGCAGGTCGCCAAGGGCAAGCCGGACGATCCGGCGCGCGAGCGCCTGCAGCGCAACCTGGGCATGGCCCTGGAAATGATCGAGCAGCAGTACAACCTGTGGCAGGTCTGGCGCCGCGAGGACAAGGAAGGCGCGCCGCCGATGGCGCGCTGGGTGACCGCCACCCGCGATGGCGACCTGGTGCTGCATGGTTCGCCCGTTTCGGCCGCGCACGTGCTGCGCAAGCTGTTGTGGGATGAAGTGGATTCGGTGGTGCTGACCTCGGCGACGCTGACCGGTGGCGGCGATTTCCAGTCGCTGGCGATCGACAACGGCATCCCCGAAACCGCCGAGATGGTCTCGCTGTCGTCCCCGTTCGACCTGCCCAACCAGGCCGAGCTGATCGTGCCCCCGTTCCCGGTCACGCCCGATGACCGCGAAGGCCATCCGCGTGAAGTGGCGCGCTACATCGGCAAGGAACTGGACTGGACGAAGGGCTCGATGGTGCTGTTCACCTCGCGCTGGAAAATGGAAAAGGTGGCCGGCTTGATGCCCGCCGCCAAGCGTAAGCAGGTACTGGTGCAGGGCGAGATGTCGAAGACGCGCATGATCGACGAACACCTGCGTCGCGTGGCTGCCGGTGAGGGGTCGGTGCTGTTCGGGCTGAACTCGTTCGGCGAAGGCCTGGATCTTCCCGGTGAAGCCTGCACCACGGTGGTGATCACCCAGGTACCGTTCGCGGTGCCGACCGATCCGCAGACCGCCACGCTCAGCGAATGGGTGGAAGCGCGCGGGCTCAATGCGTTCAACCTGATCGCGATTCCGCATGCGCTGCGCACGCTGACCCAGTTCGCAGGCCGCCTGATCCGCACTTCCACCGATACCGGCCGGGTGATCATCCTCGACTCACGCCTGCTGACCCGCCGTTACGGCAAGCGCATCATCGACGCGCTGCCGCCGTTCAAGCGCACCATCGGCTGA
- the ilvD gene encoding dihydroxy-acid dehydratase has translation MPEYRSRTSTAGRNMAGARALWRATGMKDGDFHKPIIAIANSFTQFVPGHVHLKDLGQLVAREIEQVGGVAKEFNTIAVDDGIAMGHDGMLYSLPSREIIADSVEYMVNAHCADALVCISNCDKITPGMLMAALRLDIPVVFVSGGPMEAGKTRLSEHKLDLVDAMVVAADDSASDEKVAEYERSACPTCGSCSGMFTANSMNCLTEALGLSLPGNGTTLATHADREALFRRAGRLIVELCHRWYGGEDPRALPRGIATQAAFANAMTLDIAMGGSTNTILHLLAAAQEAEVDFDLSHIDALSRRVPQLCKVAPNSPKYHVEDVHRAGGVFGILGELDRAGLLDTAVPTVHSTTLGEALDRWDVMRSDNETLHTFFKAGPAGIPTQEAFSQATRWPSLDVDRAEGCIRALEHAYSQEGGLAVLRGNLAVDGCVVKTAGVDESIHVFEGNARVFESQDAAVAGILADEVKPGDVVVIRYEGPKGGPGMQEMLYPTSYLKSKGLGKQCALLTDGRFSGGTSGLSIGHVSPEAASGGVIGLVENGDRIRIDIPARRIDLLLDDATLAQRRTDADARGWKPRAPRPRKVTSALKAYALLATSADKGAVRNTALLGD, from the coding sequence ATGCCTGAATACCGCTCCCGTACCTCCACCGCCGGCCGCAACATGGCCGGCGCCCGCGCCCTGTGGCGTGCCACCGGCATGAAGGATGGCGACTTCCACAAGCCGATCATCGCCATCGCCAACTCCTTCACCCAGTTCGTGCCCGGCCACGTACACCTGAAGGACCTTGGCCAGCTGGTCGCGCGCGAGATCGAACAGGTCGGCGGCGTCGCCAAGGAATTCAATACGATCGCCGTGGATGACGGCATCGCCATGGGCCACGACGGCATGCTGTACTCGCTGCCCAGCCGCGAGATCATCGCCGACTCGGTGGAGTACATGGTCAACGCGCACTGCGCCGATGCGCTGGTGTGCATCAGCAACTGCGACAAGATCACCCCCGGCATGCTGATGGCCGCACTGCGCCTGGACATCCCGGTGGTGTTCGTCTCCGGCGGGCCGATGGAAGCCGGCAAGACCAGGCTGTCCGAGCACAAGCTGGATCTGGTTGATGCGATGGTGGTGGCCGCAGATGACAGCGCCTCCGATGAGAAGGTGGCCGAGTACGAACGCAGCGCCTGCCCCACCTGCGGCTCGTGCTCGGGCATGTTCACCGCCAACTCGATGAACTGCCTGACCGAGGCCTTGGGCCTGTCTCTGCCCGGCAACGGCACCACGCTGGCCACGCATGCGGACCGCGAGGCGCTCTTCCGCCGCGCCGGCCGCTTGATCGTCGAGCTCTGCCATCGCTGGTATGGCGGCGAGGATCCGCGTGCGCTGCCGCGCGGCATCGCCACTCAGGCTGCGTTCGCCAACGCGATGACCCTGGACATCGCCATGGGCGGCTCCACCAACACCATCCTGCACCTGCTGGCCGCTGCGCAGGAAGCGGAGGTCGACTTCGACCTGTCCCACATCGACGCACTGTCGCGGCGCGTGCCACAGCTGTGCAAGGTGGCGCCGAACTCGCCCAAGTATCACGTCGAAGATGTGCATCGCGCGGGTGGTGTGTTCGGCATCCTCGGAGAGCTGGATCGCGCCGGCCTGCTGGATACCGCCGTGCCTACCGTGCACAGCACCACGCTCGGTGAAGCACTGGATCGCTGGGACGTGATGCGCAGCGACAACGAAACGCTGCACACCTTCTTCAAGGCCGGTCCCGCCGGCATTCCCACCCAGGAAGCCTTCAGCCAGGCCACGCGCTGGCCATCGCTGGATGTTGACCGCGCCGAGGGCTGCATCCGGGCGCTGGAGCATGCCTATTCGCAGGAAGGCGGACTGGCCGTGCTGCGCGGCAACCTCGCCGTCGATGGCTGCGTGGTGAAGACTGCGGGCGTGGACGAATCGATCCACGTGTTCGAAGGCAATGCGCGCGTGTTCGAAAGCCAGGACGCGGCCGTAGCCGGCATTCTCGCCGATGAAGTGAAGCCCGGCGACGTGGTGGTCATCCGCTATGAAGGCCCGAAGGGCGGCCCGGGCATGCAGGAAATGCTGTACCCGACCAGCTACCTGAAGTCGAAGGGGCTGGGCAAGCAATGTGCGCTGCTGACCGATGGTCGCTTCTCCGGTGGCACCTCGGGCCTGTCGATCGGCCACGTTTCGCCGGAAGCGGCCAGCGGCGGTGTGATCGGACTGGTGGAGAATGGCGACCGCATCCGCATCGACATTCCCGCCCGCCGCATCGACCTGTTGCTGGACGACGCCACGCTGGCACAGCGCCGCACAGACGCCGATGCTCGTGGCTGGAAGCCGCGCGCACCGCGCCCACGCAAGGTCACCAGTGCACTGAAGGCCTACGCTCTGCTGGCCACCAGCGCCGACAAGGGCGCCGTACGCAACACCGCCCTGCTCGGCGACTGA
- a CDS encoding SHOCT domain-containing protein encodes MGPEMGWMQWLIWGTGTLVFGAIIVGVFVAAWRAARRPPEQLSAAARVAREQAMPESVQAELAALNRRKDNGQLSEVEYERQRAKVLSR; translated from the coding sequence ATGGGACCTGAAATGGGTTGGATGCAATGGTTGATCTGGGGCACCGGCACGCTGGTGTTCGGGGCGATCATCGTCGGCGTGTTCGTTGCTGCCTGGCGTGCCGCACGGCGGCCGCCCGAGCAGCTTTCCGCTGCCGCCCGGGTTGCCCGCGAGCAGGCCATGCCGGAGAGCGTGCAGGCCGAACTGGCCGCACTGAACCGGCGCAAGGACAACGGCCAGCTCAGTGAAGTGGAATACGAACGGCAGCGCGCGAAGGTGCTGTCGCGCTGA